Genomic segment of Lemur catta isolate mLemCat1 chromosome 2, mLemCat1.pri, whole genome shotgun sequence:
CCTGTAGGCAAAaaagttcatagcagctttattcataatagaggaaaaaaggaaataacccCAAAGTCCATCAGTTGGGAAATGGGTAAACAGTGGCATATCATACAGTGAAATTCTCAGCAGTAGAAAAAGGAACTTGCTGCTGATACAAGCAGCAACCTGGATGCGTCTCAAAAGCGTGATGCCAAGTGAGGAAAGCCGTGCACAGAGGCCCGCACACTGAGTAATTCCCCTTATgggacattctagaaaaggcagaaCTGCAGGACCGAAAACAGACTGGTGGTTGCCTAGAGCTGGGTGTTGGGACAGGGGGCGAGAGGACTTTTGGGAAGGATGGACACATTCTTTATCTTAACTGCAGTGTACATTTGCCAAAACGCACcaaactgtgcacttaaaaagaaTGAGCTGTACTGTGTGTAAATCCTACCTCAGTAAACttgacttaaaaaaaaggaaaagaaaagaacaagcaGAGGTGCCAAAGTGACTCCATCAGGAAGGAATGGTCTTTTCCACACATGGTGCTGGAACAACCGGGTATCTGTGTGGGAAAAAACCAGTCTCCAGCCCTCGCTCTGGAATACCTGCGTTGGACGCGGCTGAAATTCTCTGCATTTGGCCAAAGACCCTAGTTCCTATTTGTTAACACTTAACTGTCCAGTTCTCACTGGTTTGATCACTTCCATCTGTGATATGCAGTAAACACATGTGTGCagacacacatgtgtgcacacacacagtacCCCCAGTCCAAATGACAAAGCGAATATCTGCATTAGGGCTCTCCAAGGGAACAACCAGtgggatgtatgtgtgtgtttttgtatgtgttaacatatatgtacacatgggAAGATTGTAAGGAATCGGCTCACGCAAGTGAGGAGGCTGAGAGGTCCAGCCCCGGGAAATGGTACAGTTCCAGTCCGAGTCTGGACCAAAGGCAGAAGGAGACTGATGTCGTAGCTCGAAGACAGGCAGGGCCGATTCTTTCCTCCTCCACCGCCGATCTGCTCAGGCCTTCGGTGGGTTGGACGAGGCCCACTCATGCTGGGGAGGGCAGTCCGCCTTCCAGTCTGTCGATTCGAATGTTAGTCtcatctggaaacaccctcacagacacacccaggatAACATTTacccaaatatctgggtaccctgtggcccagtccagtggacacataaaattaaccacatATTGTTAATACTTGATCATTTTGTACTATAGATGTTAATTCTGCTATAAAAGTATGGAAAATGCCCTTGTGCAGGTCCTAACATGGAGGATCTAGCAGGGTGCTCGTGGACGTGCCAGGGTGACACGCAACTGCATGGGACTGGGCCGTGACCACAGCCGTCCCCTACCAGCCGCCCTTTCCTTCCCAGCTGTTGGCCTGCGATTAGTGTGAAGGCTCACGTGGACGAGCAGCCTCGAGTGGGCAGCTGGCATGGGCTGCTGTGTCCGCCCTTGGCATCATGCCCTGCATGTTGTGTGcgagaaaggaaatatttaatagcCCCACCCCAAGGCAGAAACAGCTCCATCTGCCTAACCACAGCGTCTGGGTGTAAACCTAACCCAATAATTCTCGGTGGCGTTTACGAGGGCATTGACACAGCCCTTGCAGAGCAGTGCTCCCTCCTAGGTTTCCTGGCGGACGAGCCTCTGGGTGAGCCTGTGCTCTGCGGTTCTCTTGCGGGGACGGGAGCACGTGGTGCGTGCGGCGGGCCAGCTGTGGACCTGTCCACCCGAGATGCCCCTGCATGTTCTGCTGCCTCAGAGCACCCAGCCTTTTTGTTGACTGCTTTTTTGAAATAGTGGGAGGTTCACATTGtgaaataatgtcctttttttttttttttgaatgaaaaatgacTTTATGAGGTCAGTGTTGTCCCTGATGTGTGTTTGAAGCAGGTGGGGTGGTGACTTTATCTCAGCGCGGCTGTTCTGATCAGACTCCCCACGAGCTTCTCTCGTCCCCAGGAAGCAGCGACGGTTGCACGGGCTCCGGGCTGGAGCTGCTTGCGTCCCTGGGCCAACAGTTCCCGTGCGTCCAAACTGCCTTTTGGAAAGTGATACCTGCTGTTGGCGATGCTCCCTGGTggtccttctctcttctctcctgtccTTGCAGTTCTGAGAACTGCGACCTGTGCATGTTTTCACCTTTCCTGTCCGAGGCTGCTGTCACAGCTGCCGCTTGTCCTCGGCCTGGTGTGTTTCTGTAGCTGCTGCATGTGGCTCTCTCAGGGTGAGACACGACTCAGAGGTCTGCCCTCCATGCTAAAAACGAACCACGGCCTCTCAGACTCATAGGTAAATGCTGCCTTAGCAGCAATAATTTACGGGTTCATCACCTCAACCTGAAAAGGCCTGGAAGGGACCGTACCTGAAGCACACCTGGTTGTGAACACACCAGAGCGTGACAAGGCCAGGAGAGAACTGAATGACCAGGCACATGGGAGTCTGGCCATTCTGAAGGAATCATCAGGACTTGTTTTCATACCTTATTTCCTGTAGGAAACAAGTTCTATCTTGTTTTCCTGCACCTCCCACACATTaggcattttcaaaaatttaatatttaataaacaaattgcAGGTAAAGTCAGTCTGGCAGTCTTTTGCGGAAGGTTCTGAGCATGAGGGTGAGCTGTGGCTTCAACACAGGCTCTAAGCTTAGCCTGCTGTTACAATTCTGTAGCATATTtaatgcccttttttttttttaacatgctgtcgtttattttgcttttttttttttttgagaaagagtctcactctgttgctcaggctagagtgctgtggtgtcagcctagctcacagcaacctcaaactcctgggctcaagcgatcctcctgcctcagcctcccgagtagctgggactacaggcgtgtaccaccatgcccggctaattttttctatatatatttttttagttgtccagctaatttctttctattttttagtagagacggggtctcacccttgctcagactgatctcgaactcctgaccttaagcgatcctcccacctcggcctcccggagtgctgggattacaggtatgagccaccgtaccccacctataaatactttttataatggGTACCACTCAGCACTAGAAAGGAAGGAACTGTTGACACACACaaccacatggatgaatctcaaaataattatgctgagttaAAGAAGATAGGAACAAAAGTAGAtaatgtatgattctatttataaaaattctagaaaagtaaACTAATTTATAGCAACAAAACACAGATCAGTGATTGCTTGGGGGGGGAGAAAGATTATAAGAGGCGCAAGTAGATGTTTGGGGGTGACAAAAACGTGGCCATCTTGGGGTGGTGCTGGCTTCATGGGTGCATATATATGTCACATGTTTCAAGGTGTACACCACGTATGTGCAACATTTTGTAGGTACTGTGGTTagacctcagtaaagctgtttaaGGAAGTCGAGGGAGTGTGTCAGGCTTGAACTTTTGGAGTGAGATGCCAATTTtgcatctctgtgcctcagtttcctcagctgtaaaaggAGATAATGTTGCCCTCCTTGAGAACCAGGTAGAGCACACAAAGTGATGTACATATGTAAAGTGCTCGTCTAGGTGCATGACACGTAGGAGATCAGTGAATGGTGGCTGctattaaaaagatattatttacGTATTGTTattatcctaaaatattttctttgtaattaaacTGGAGTCTTGCTAAATTATCAGTAAAAAGTCCTAGGTTTTATAGAATGATGTGGTCACTGGCATTTGTTAGTGTGCATGTAACACTTCTCGGCTGAAAAATAAGTAAGGGACCGAGGTTGTCGGCTCAGTAATCCCCTGCTCTGGTTCTTGGCACACAAAATgcgtgggtgggggcagggtccCTGGTCTGTGGCCTGTGCCTGTGTCCACCACGTGACTCTGAATCCCCATAATCTGCACTCTGCCATGACCTTAAAATCGGAAACTTACCTCTCAAGTCCTTTGACATTTTCAGTTACTTTACTTTTCCCTTTTGGTATTTTCTCAGCCATTggcaaacttttctttctttctttctttctttctttctttcattcttttttttttttttttttgatgtggtTTTACCTTCATCTCAAGAAACTGTTCATTGTTACACATCATTGAGAGGGATGGTCTTGAGAACTTAACGTGGATACTTatgatctaattttaaaaataggctgcAAAATCGTATGCCTCTAACCTTGAGAGGGTATTAAAAGCTGTTACAGTGTTGCACGTTCTCATTCGCTCACACCCACGCTACGGAGGGCCGACGGCCAGCGCAGCTGTGCGGGAGGCAGAGAAGGCGGTTCTCCCCTCTGAACCTCATGGCTTTGCATGATTTCTGTAGTGGGGGCATCACCTTTATCATACTTAGTGCACACGTTAACTGTGCATGACACTCCAGGTGGGGGGTCTGCCAGGTGCCAGGCTGCTCTGTGACTCGGTTGGGCGTGCTGAGTGTGCCGGGTGCCCAGAAACACCCAGTGAAGGTGGCGGTGGGCAGAGGACACTCTTTTCCCTGAGCACCATGTCAGCACCTTTCACGGAGAAGCCCACCAGCCTCTGTGCTGACCTTTTCACTGTATTGTTTAATACTTTCTCCGTTAACTGGATTAACAGCGCACAGGAGCTGTAGAGTGGCAGAGAGAGGGCATCCACGTGTCAGCCTCACGAACTTGCAGGTTTCATTTAATGAGAATCTGCTAAGTGCCAGGTACAGCTGCCTTTAGAGTATAGTTGAATGCATTTGAGAAATACAGGCTTTGAGAAGCTCACGTTGGGAGAATCCGAGACAGTGCTCTAGTGTGAGACTCTCCCCTAGAACCCCAAGGGTGGTCCGTCTGTCTGTGCTTGGATGCCCTCGGGGGCAGAGGTCTCATTCTGAGTTTTGGCCACTTAAAGCCATTAgtgtatttattctttcactgGCCTAACCTCGGTCTCTGAGTGCTGTCTTCTGAGGCCGCACAGGGTGGCTTGCTCCCTGTTCTCTGTGACAGCCCTTCAGATATCTGAGGCCCCAACAGAAATCTTCTCTGTCCCGAACAGCCCCAGCTCCCGCAGCTCTCCCCTCTCATGGGGGGTGTGGGGGCGGGTGCCCGTGGAGGAGCTGGAGGGGACTCCAGGACCCTGACCAGTGAGGGCCCCACTCAGCCTCAGCAGGTGGGCTGGACAGGTGCTCACATGACTGCAGTGCAGGGGGTGAGTGGCAGAGGTAGGGGTCCAGGTTGGCGGGCTTTTCCAGAAATCCTAGGCTATCTGGTCGTACCCACCAAACATAGAAATGTCTGTTTATCTTTTCCCCACCACCTGCTAAACAGGGCTGTAAGATGGTCCCGCTCAGAAATGGAGGGAAGAGAGACCACTGGAGGAGCTGAGCACCTCTGGGGACCCATGCGCTGTGGCCACCATCGTTTCTGCACTTGGCCGAGGTCATAGGGCTGCCATGAGCACCAGTGGCAAGTCCCGTGTGGGCCCACAGGTCGCCCAGGTGTGGCAGGAACGAGCCTGCAGGCTGGTGTGTGTTAATGCAAAATAGCACcgcattctctttctttccaaccTCATCCCTTTTTGCCTTGTGTCAAATTTGGAGGTCTTCTCCCATCCTGGATAATTGATCTCTTTTTTTTAGGTGGAGAACTTAACCTTTCTCCCAgtttaaatttccatcttttattttcaactttattttcatctttctagGCTGTCCATCTTTCTGAATCCAGATTCTGGGAGAACCTGACTCAGTTGGTGGCAGGGTGGGCCAGATGTGCCAGTGGTTGGGGGACTAGAGCATTTGGGGGAGGGTCTAGCAGAAGACAGTGGCAAGCTGCTAGGGGGAGACCAGGAGGGGAGCTGAAGATTGTCCCGTCCAGGATGGGCCTCAGAGCCTATGCAGGCAGAAGGGAGCTACTGAGGCGCTGGCAGAAGAGGCAGCTAGCATGGGCACAAACGTTTCAGGGCAGGAATTGATTTCTGTAAAAGATCCAGTGTCCTTAGCAAGAAGCCAAGGCAGGAACAATGACCCAGGCACATACCAGAAAAGGACCTGCTGTGGAGCGTGAGGGACGTGGTCACGAGGGTCCCTCCAGAGCAAGGCTGCTGTGCGCAGAGCTTCTGTGCCTCTCATTCAGCTGACATCTACCGTACCCCTGCCGGGTGCCTGGAACGCGGTGAGCAGAGCCTGACAGAGCCCGCCCTCCTGGGGCTGTGCGAGGGAGAGCGAGTGCGTGACTACAGATGTGATCAAGGAGCGTGCACACCTGGGGACTGGACCCAATCGGGAGAGGCTTCGCTGAGCACGTGAGCACTGTGTTGAGAGCGGTAGGATGAGCAAGTGTCCACTGATCAATGGCGGGTTGTGGGGGTCCTTGCTTGTTCCTGGTCTTAGCGGTCAAGCATTCACTGTTTCACCAGTAAGTATGGTGTGgggttagctgtaggtttttgtaGGTGCtatttatcaagttgaggaagttctcctagtttgctgagagtttttataatgaatggatgttgggttttgtcaaatgccttcTCTGTATGAGCTgattctttagcctgttgatgtggTCGATTGCATGGTTGATTTTTGAATGCTGAAGCATCCTTGCTCACCcagaataaatcccacttggtcatgatgtaattctttttatacattactGGATTTGGTTAACTAATATTTGGAAGATTTTTGCATGTAGTTTCAGGAGTGATACGGGCCTgtagctttctctttttttctactgTTCTGTCTGGTTTAGGTAATGAGTTAGAAGtgttccctcttctctttttttttggtaaaagatTGTATACAATCAATGttgttattctttaaatgtttgatagaattcttCAGTGAAAccatggagatttcttttttaggagattttaaattacaaattcagtttctttaatgagTATAGGATTATTCCTCTTGGTAGTGTGTGGTtgtcaaggaattggtccatttcatcaaAGTTGCTAAATTTGTGAACATGAAGCTGTTCATAGTCATCCCTTATCCTTTAATGGCCACAGAATCTATACTACTATCCCATTTTATTCCTGATAAAGgtgatttgtgtcttctttttctatctttgtCAGTCTTTCTAGAGACTTACCAATTTCcatgattttttccccctaagagtttgctttttgtttcattgattttctctgtcacccacctgttttcaatttcatcaatttctgctattattttcttccttctgctgctTTCGGTTTATCCTGCTCTTCTGTTTCTAGTTTATTGAAATAAGATCTTAGATTATTCATTTGAGATCTCTCCTGTTTTCTACTGCTCTCGGCACTGCATTAGCTACATCCCATGTGTTTTGGTATGTTACATTGTCATTCAGTTCTATGTATTATGAAAATTTCCTTTGAGATCATTGAGAAGTATGTcgtttaatttccaaatgtttagAGATTGTCCTGTTgtcaatttctagttttattcctttaTGGCTAGAAAactgtgatttcatttctttaacatttgTTGAGGTTTGGTCTACCATGGTGCATGTTTTGTGAGTGCTTGAGACGAGATGAGTATTCTGTTGTATTCTTGAGTATTCTTGAGTATTCTGATGCTCTGCATGCATCAGTTAGACCCTGTTGGTTGCTGGTGTTGCGTTCTGTGTCCTTGTGGGGTTTCTGTCTAGTGGTTCTAACAATTATCAAGACATCAGTGAcctattgaagtctccaactataatggTGGATTTGGCTATTTATCCTTTAgctctgtcaatttttgctttatgtacttTGAGGCTCTGTTGtttggtgcatacacatttaggattattatgtcttcctGGTAGattgaaattttttcctttatgtaatGTCCCTTTTTgtctctagtaattttttttccttctgaagttTACTTCATCTGGTATTGATATAGCCACACttggctttcttttgattaatgtctgCATGACAAATGTTTTCTGTCAACATCAGGACgggggaggaagaagagtgcCAGCTAGCCCCACCTCTAATGCCTCACTCCACCCCAGGATGTCAGGTGGGGGCAGAGTGGAGTTCAGGTCCCCACTGGGCCCTGAGGGGGCAGGGGGAATCGGACTGTCCTGCCTTGTGTCACCTCCTTCTGCCTGGTGGGGTCAAGGGTTAGATTGCCCTAGGACCCCACTGACACTGCCCTGGTGGGACAGTCAGAGCACCTTCTGCATCCATGAGCAGAGACTGGGGGGTCAgctccctgctcagccctgccagcaccagcCGGTGCCTGGTAGGGGAACAGCAGTGTGCCCCCTGCTTTTGTGGGGCCAAGGGTGGTATGGAAGATCAGCTCCCTAGGGTGTCCCTGATGAAAGTGTGAGGTGTGGTTTTTCCATTAGTGTTTGGCTTAAGTAGAGCAGATGATGCTAAAAAGATCTTTCTGTTAGGTCATTGTGAAGTTAGGGAATAGCTTCTAAGACCTCTTACTGTGACACCAACAGCAAGGACAGGTGTCCCAAGACCACCCTTGGGTTTGGTGATTGACTAGAAGGCACACAACTAACTCACAGAAAGCTGTTACATTCATGGTTATGGTTTATTACAGGGAAGGGAGACAGATCAAAGTCAGCCAAGGGAAGACTTACCGTGCACAGGCGTTGCCACCAGGGGATCTccaccaagcctcagttttcagaGTCTCTGCTGGGGCTCCACCACGTGGACATGCTGACTCTGCACATGGCTGACCTCTGCCCCTGGCCCTCTGGAAGTTGAGCTGATACTGCATGGCCCAGAGCCCCATCCTAAGGCACACTGTTAACTCTCTGGCGTGGCCCAAAGCCCCCAGGGAAACAAAGACACTCCAATCAGGCAGGGCACTCGAGGGCTTAGAGGTCACCTCTCAGAAACTGAGGGCCAAGGCTAAACACCTCTTTGGGCAAGTCAGATTTTTACTACATTTGGCAAGGGGAGCAGGCGCTTCTAGGTGTTTTGTCTGTGCCTATTGATGGTTTGGGGTCAGAGGCTTCTGCAGCCCTGTCCTATGTACATGGGCGACAATGCAGGGAGCTCACCCCTTGTCACTGCTCGAGCCCCCAGGTCCCTGGCCTGTCTACAGTCTTCTTTCCACCTTCCAGGGGCTTCCTGAAGTGTGTTCTGTTACACTAGAGTTGAgttggagggaggagagggccgCTCTGTCCTGGGGGACGGGGAGTAAAGCCAGCTAGGGCACTACTCACCTCTGAGCCGGCCTTCCCACAACTCCGTCAGCTTTCTCCATCTGCACAACTGGCCAGAGACAACGTCTTGTTTCCCAAGATGTCCCTGGCACTCAGTGAAGCCCCTAGGACACACCTGTGCTCAGTGTTTGCTGAGTGgggccaggccaggcgtggtCTGCATCACCAGCATCCACGCTGTGGTCCACAGCCTTTGTCACAGTTGTAAATGGCTACACGTTTGCCGTCATCTGGCCTGCACTTCTCTGCCCTGGCCGCTCCGAGCTGGCCTGGCCTGCTGGCCCACCCTGCTGTAGCCTGGGGACCTGCAGGCTGTCAGGAGCTGTCACCCAGAACCCTCCCTCGCTGCTTTCTTGCCTCCTTCTGTTGTTGGGGATCAGGTGGCCGTCCCTGTCCTCAGTCGAGGTACTGCTGCTGTTGTGTGTCCCCTGAAGGGGTGCTGATGGGCCCTTGGAGCCTGGAGGGTGTGCACGTGGGCCACCCCAGCAGCCAGGCAGACCCCCGGTGCCCACTTACCTCGTGCATTCTGCCCTTTCCACATTGAGGGCACAGATGAGGCAGGATTGTGCTGCTTTCTCGGTCACCCTGCACCTGCATCATAGCCAGAGGCAGGGCCCATCTCTCACGTCTGTGTGGTCTGGGTGTACCCCAgaggggtggcaggggagggctgTCTTCAGTGTCTCCATAACCTTAAGTTTTAGCCTCCTTGTTAATTTCACTATCGCTCTTCTTCACCAGGGTCCCCACCCCTCTGCCACACTGCCCCCCTCCCTTTCAGCGTGCGGACAGGGTCTCATCCCCTCTTGGTCACTCAGGCTTTGGACCAAGGGGTGGAGCCACTAATCAGGTGCCTAAcaggtggagggggcagggggagggcagcagCTGGCTAATCGGGGAGGGGTCCAGGGCGTCAGAAAGTACCTGTCCCAAGGCCCTCCAAGTCCCCGAGGGATCAGAAAGCAGGCGTCAGAGAGGAGAGGCTCGCTGGTCTCAGTCTGTAATTCAGTCTGTTGTCGCCCCTCCAGGTTCCTCCAGCGCGATGTCCCGTCTCTCCAGGAAGCTGCAGTGAGCGACCTGCGAGGGCCCGGCCGGGCAGCATGGCCAGGCCCCGGCTCTTCCGGCTGTGGCTGGCGCTGGGCTCGGTCCTCATGATCCTGCTCATCATCGTGTACTGGGACAACGTGGGCACCGCCCACTTCTACCTGCACACGTCCTTCTCCAGGCCGCACCCCACCCCCGGGCAGGGCGAGGACCAGGACGCGGAGGACTTTCTAGACAAGCTGCTCGGCTCCGGGAAGCCTGGCGACCTTTCCGGGAGGAAGACGGAGCCGCCGCCCGCGGGGCCCAGCAGGCCGGCGCAGAGCCACTTGGAGGAGAGCGTGCGGGGCTACGACTGGTCCCCGCACGGCGCCCGGCAGAGCCCGGACCAGGGCCGGCAGCAGGCGGAGCGCAGGCGCGTGCTGCGGGCCTCCTGCGCCAACGCCAGCCTGGCCTTCCCCACCAAGGAGCGCTCGTTCGACGACATCCCCAACTACGAGCTGAACCACCTCATCGTGGACGACCGGCACGGCGTCATCTACTGCTACGTGCCCAAGGTGGCCTGCACCAACTGGAAGCGCGTGATGATCGTGCTGAGCGAGAGCCTGCTGGACCGCGGCGCGCCCTACCGCGACCCGCTGGACATCCCGCGCGAGCACGTGCACAACTCCAGCACGCACCTGACCTTCAACAAGTTCTGGCGCCGCTACGGCAGGTTCTCGCGCCACCTCATGAAGATCAAGCTGAAGAAGTACACCAAGTTCCTGTTCGTGCGCGACCCCTTCGTGCGCCTCATCTCGGCCTTCCGCAGCAAGTTCGAGCTGGAGAACGAGGAGTTCTACCGCAGGTTCGCCATGCCCATGCTGCGGCTGTACGCCAACCTCAGCAGCCCGCCCAGCTCGGTGGGCGAGGCCTTCGGCGCGGGCCTCCGCGTGTCCTTCGCCAACTTCATCCAGTACCTGCTGGACCCGCGCACCGAGCGCCTGGCGCCCTTCAACGAGCACTGGCGGCAGGTGTACCGCCTCTGCCACCCGTGCCAGATTGACTACGACTTCGTGGGCAAGCTGGAGACGCTAGACGAGGACGCGGCGCAGCTGCTGCGGCTGCTCAGGGTGGACGGGCGCCTGCGCTTCCCCCCGAGCTACCGGAACAGGACCGCCAGCAGCTGGGAGGAGGACTGGTTCGCCAAGATCCCCTTGGCCTGGCGGCAGCAGCTGTACAAACTCTACGAGGCCGACTTCGTTCTCTTCGGCTACCCCAAGCCCGAAAACCTCCTCCGAGACTGAGCGCGGGCGGCCTCTGTCCCCCGGCTTGTCGCCTGCGGCCCCACACACTCC
This window contains:
- the CHST12 gene encoding carbohydrate sulfotransferase 12 isoform X1, with the translated sequence MQVPPARCPVSPGSCSERPARARPGSMARPRLFRLWLALGSVLMILLIIVYWDNVGTAHFYLHTSFSRPHPTPGQGEDQDAEDFLDKLLGSGKPGDLSGRKTEPPPAGPSRPAQSHLEESVRGYDWSPHGARQSPDQGRQQAERRRVLRASCANASLAFPTKERSFDDIPNYELNHLIVDDRHGVIYCYVPKVACTNWKRVMIVLSESLLDRGAPYRDPLDIPREHVHNSSTHLTFNKFWRRYGRFSRHLMKIKLKKYTKFLFVRDPFVRLISAFRSKFELENEEFYRRFAMPMLRLYANLSSPPSSVGEAFGAGLRVSFANFIQYLLDPRTERLAPFNEHWRQVYRLCHPCQIDYDFVGKLETLDEDAAQLLRLLRVDGRLRFPPSYRNRTASSWEEDWFAKIPLAWRQQLYKLYEADFVLFGYPKPENLLRD
- the CHST12 gene encoding carbohydrate sulfotransferase 12 isoform X2, which produces MARPRLFRLWLALGSVLMILLIIVYWDNVGTAHFYLHTSFSRPHPTPGQGEDQDAEDFLDKLLGSGKPGDLSGRKTEPPPAGPSRPAQSHLEESVRGYDWSPHGARQSPDQGRQQAERRRVLRASCANASLAFPTKERSFDDIPNYELNHLIVDDRHGVIYCYVPKVACTNWKRVMIVLSESLLDRGAPYRDPLDIPREHVHNSSTHLTFNKFWRRYGRFSRHLMKIKLKKYTKFLFVRDPFVRLISAFRSKFELENEEFYRRFAMPMLRLYANLSSPPSSVGEAFGAGLRVSFANFIQYLLDPRTERLAPFNEHWRQVYRLCHPCQIDYDFVGKLETLDEDAAQLLRLLRVDGRLRFPPSYRNRTASSWEEDWFAKIPLAWRQQLYKLYEADFVLFGYPKPENLLRD